In one window of Frigoriglobus tundricola DNA:
- a CDS encoding SDR family NAD(P)-dependent oxidoreductase — MFTSSAARPLALVTGASAGIGTELARQLAVDHDLILTARRGDTLRTLAEELKARGAACHVFPADLADPAAPRWLFDQIAAAGLVVDVLVNNAGFGDVGPFAKADLGKVLQMIQVNVVALTELTGLFLPGLLARNRGRVLNVGSIAGFQPGPYMATYYATKAYVNSFSEALYSELRGTGVTVTVLCPGPVATEFAAVSGMQVTRAFSAGQAMAPGPVAAAGLGAMRAGRRLVMPGWRNRLMVFLERFTPAASSSGR, encoded by the coding sequence ATGTTCACTTCATCCGCGGCGCGCCCGCTGGCGCTCGTGACCGGTGCCAGTGCCGGGATCGGTACCGAGTTGGCGCGGCAGCTCGCGGTCGATCACGATCTGATCCTGACCGCCCGGCGCGGCGATACGCTTCGCACACTTGCCGAAGAATTGAAGGCCCGCGGCGCGGCGTGCCACGTGTTCCCCGCGGACCTCGCCGACCCGGCCGCACCGCGCTGGCTGTTCGATCAGATCGCTGCAGCCGGGTTGGTGGTCGATGTGTTGGTAAACAACGCCGGGTTCGGCGACGTCGGCCCGTTCGCGAAGGCCGATCTCGGCAAGGTGCTCCAGATGATCCAGGTGAACGTGGTGGCGCTGACGGAACTGACCGGCCTCTTCCTGCCGGGGCTGCTCGCGCGGAACCGCGGGCGCGTCCTGAACGTCGGCTCCATCGCCGGCTTCCAGCCCGGTCCGTATATGGCCACGTACTACGCGACGAAAGCGTACGTGAACTCGTTCTCGGAGGCGCTCTACAGCGAGCTGCGCGGCACCGGCGTGACGGTAACGGTCCTGTGCCCCGGTCCCGTGGCGACGGAATTCGCAGCGGTTTCGGGGATGCAGGTGACGCGGGCGTTCAGCGCCGGCCAGGCGATGGCGCCGGGGCCGGTGGCGGCGGCCGGGCTCGGGGCGATGCGGGCCGGCCGCCGCCTCGTGATGCCCGGCTGGCGGAACCGGCTCATGGTGTTCCTCGAGCGATTCACCCCCGCGGCGTCGTCATCCGGGCGGTGA